From a single Miscanthus floridulus cultivar M001 chromosome 8, ASM1932011v1, whole genome shotgun sequence genomic region:
- the LOC136477117 gene encoding uncharacterized protein isoform X1: MVIQSCSSFHCGLLISRAAWRRHYPLFWALRPLVPPPPPLPQPPTRFFASSSSSRRSTKRSAAKTPMDSAPAGEPFYVVRKGDVIGIYKTLSECQAQVGNSVRDPSVTVFKGYSLRKDTEEYLAARGLRNALYAIDAADARDELFDDLVPCPFQQPDGGASSTLKRSHEIETGPSKKHPKVDEQELPDSHLSCILEFDGASKGNPGKAGAGAIIRRIDGSVIAQLREGLGIATNNAAEYRALILGLTYAAKKGFKYIRAQGDSKLVCNQVQDLWRAKHENMAGLCKKVKELKGTFHLFQIRHVLREYNSAADAQANFAVELPVGEVQEQSNFSC; this comes from the exons ATGGTGATTCAGAGTTGCTCTTCTTTCCACTGTGGGTTGCTGATTTCCAGAGCGGCGTGGAGGAGGCACTACCCCCTCTTCTGGGCTCTCAGGCCtctcgtgccgccgccgccgccactcccACAGCCGCCCACGCGCTtcttcgcctcctcctcctcctcccggcgcTCCACCAAGAGATCCGCCGCAAAGACGCCAATGGACTCGGCTCCCGCCGGCGAACCCTTCTACGTCGTCCGCAAGGGGGACGTCATCGGCATCTACAAGACCCTCAGCGAATGCCAAGCTCAAGTCGGCAATTCG gttCGCGACCCTTCTGTCACTGTCTTCAAAGGTTACTCTCTGCGTAAAGACACCGAGGAATACCTCGCGGCGCGGGGGTTAAGGAACGCTCTCTACGCCATTGACGCAGCAGATGCACGAGATGAATTGTTCGACGATCTAGTTCCCTGCCCTTTCCAG CAACCTGATGGAGGTGCATCCTCTACATTGAAAAGGTCACACGAGATT GAAACCGGACCATCAAAGAAGCATCCCAAAGTTGATGAGCAGGAATTACCTGATAGTCAT CtctcttgtattcttgaatttgATGGTGCCTCTAAAGGAAATCCAGGGAAAGCTGGTGCTGGAGCAATAATAAGGCGGATAGATGGTTCTGTG ATTGCTCAACTACGTGAGGGTCTGGGTATTGCAACCAACAATGCTGCTGAATATCGTGCATTGATCCTAGGGCTGACATATGCGGCCAAGAAAGGGTTCAAGTATATTCGTGCTCAAGGCGATTCTAAGCTTGTCTGTAACCAG GTCCAAGATCTCTGGCGTGCTAAGCATGAGAATATGGCTGGCTTGTGCAAGAAAGTTAAGGAGCTAAAGGGAACATTTCATTTATTTCAAATCAGGCATGTTTTGAGG GAATATAACTCGGCTGCTGATGCTCAAGCTAACTTTGCAGTAGAACTTCCTG TTGGTGAAGTTCAAGAGCAGTCGAACTTTTCATGCTAG
- the LOC136477117 gene encoding uncharacterized protein isoform X2, translated as MDSAPAGEPFYVVRKGDVIGIYKTLSECQAQVGNSVRDPSVTVFKGYSLRKDTEEYLAARGLRNALYAIDAADARDELFDDLVPCPFQQPDGGASSTLKRSHEIETGPSKKHPKVDEQELPDSHLSCILEFDGASKGNPGKAGAGAIIRRIDGSVIAQLREGLGIATNNAAEYRALILGLTYAAKKGFKYIRAQGDSKLVCNQVQDLWRAKHENMAGLCKKVKELKGTFHLFQIRHVLREYNSAADAQANFAVELPVGEVQEQSNFSC; from the exons ATGGACTCGGCTCCCGCCGGCGAACCCTTCTACGTCGTCCGCAAGGGGGACGTCATCGGCATCTACAAGACCCTCAGCGAATGCCAAGCTCAAGTCGGCAATTCG gttCGCGACCCTTCTGTCACTGTCTTCAAAGGTTACTCTCTGCGTAAAGACACCGAGGAATACCTCGCGGCGCGGGGGTTAAGGAACGCTCTCTACGCCATTGACGCAGCAGATGCACGAGATGAATTGTTCGACGATCTAGTTCCCTGCCCTTTCCAG CAACCTGATGGAGGTGCATCCTCTACATTGAAAAGGTCACACGAGATT GAAACCGGACCATCAAAGAAGCATCCCAAAGTTGATGAGCAGGAATTACCTGATAGTCAT CtctcttgtattcttgaatttgATGGTGCCTCTAAAGGAAATCCAGGGAAAGCTGGTGCTGGAGCAATAATAAGGCGGATAGATGGTTCTGTG ATTGCTCAACTACGTGAGGGTCTGGGTATTGCAACCAACAATGCTGCTGAATATCGTGCATTGATCCTAGGGCTGACATATGCGGCCAAGAAAGGGTTCAAGTATATTCGTGCTCAAGGCGATTCTAAGCTTGTCTGTAACCAG GTCCAAGATCTCTGGCGTGCTAAGCATGAGAATATGGCTGGCTTGTGCAAGAAAGTTAAGGAGCTAAAGGGAACATTTCATTTATTTCAAATCAGGCATGTTTTGAGG GAATATAACTCGGCTGCTGATGCTCAAGCTAACTTTGCAGTAGAACTTCCTG TTGGTGAAGTTCAAGAGCAGTCGAACTTTTCATGCTAG
- the LOC136477120 gene encoding mediator of RNA polymerase II transcription subunit 15a-like isoform X1 has protein sequence MDAGDDWRAQLQPAARGRIVNKIVLTLRKHLPVSVPEGLVELQRIAVRFEDKVYAAATSQSDYLRKISLKLLSMESYANTQQNPGPAGSSSKGKKQKKLRCHFCKKGGHFKKDCLKRKIWFEKKGVAYDPTHKRTKAHDNKNEGTVLKGSGLAE, from the exons ATGGACGCCGGCGATGACTGGCGCGCCCAGCTCCAGCCCGCGGCGCGCGGCAGGATCGTGAACAAGAT AGTACTGACTCTGAGGAAGCATCTGCCGGTATCAGTGCCAGAGGGGCTGGTTGAGCTTCAAAGAATTGCCGTGCGATTTGAAGACAAGGTGTATGCCGCAGCCACTAGCCAG AGTGATTACTTACGGAAGATTTCTCTCAAATTGCTGTCAATGGAGAGTTACGCAAATACACAACAGAACCCTGGTCCAG CAGGTAGTAGCAGCAAAGGGAAGAAGCAAAAGAAGTTGAGATGCCATTTCTGCAAAAAAGGTGGCCATTTTAAGAAGGATTGCTTGAAGAGAAAAATATGGTTTGAAAAAAAAG GAGTTGCTTATGATCCAACCCATAAGCGGACTAAAGCacatgataataaaaatgaaGGCACTGTATTGAAGGGATCAGGACTCGCAGAGTAA
- the LOC136477120 gene encoding mediator of RNA polymerase II transcription subunit 15a-like isoform X2, translating to MDAGDDWRAQLQPAARGRIVNKIVLTLRKHLPVSVPEGLVELQRIAVRFEDKVYAAATSQSDYLRKISLKLLSMESYANTQQNPGPGSSSKGKKQKKLRCHFCKKGGHFKKDCLKRKIWFEKKGVAYDPTHKRTKAHDNKNEGTVLKGSGLAE from the exons ATGGACGCCGGCGATGACTGGCGCGCCCAGCTCCAGCCCGCGGCGCGCGGCAGGATCGTGAACAAGAT AGTACTGACTCTGAGGAAGCATCTGCCGGTATCAGTGCCAGAGGGGCTGGTTGAGCTTCAAAGAATTGCCGTGCGATTTGAAGACAAGGTGTATGCCGCAGCCACTAGCCAG AGTGATTACTTACGGAAGATTTCTCTCAAATTGCTGTCAATGGAGAGTTACGCAAATACACAACAGAACCCTGGTCCAG GTAGTAGCAGCAAAGGGAAGAAGCAAAAGAAGTTGAGATGCCATTTCTGCAAAAAAGGTGGCCATTTTAAGAAGGATTGCTTGAAGAGAAAAATATGGTTTGAAAAAAAAG GAGTTGCTTATGATCCAACCCATAAGCGGACTAAAGCacatgataataaaaatgaaGGCACTGTATTGAAGGGATCAGGACTCGCAGAGTAA
- the LOC136473151 gene encoding mediator of RNA polymerase II transcription subunit 15a-like has translation MAAPPQAPSPARAFARGCPTQGANPAAVAAAGGVDPNAAAPAGSDWRTQLQPEARHRIVNKIMEILKKHLPVPIPEDLAELHKIAVRFEEKIYTAATNQSDYLRKMSLKMTMVSMESQTKTQQNPGNAQVIPNQNPPGPEGFLHPNAQ, from the exons ATGGCGGCACCACCgcaggccccctcgccggcgcgcgcgttCGCCCGAGGGTGCCCCACGCAGGGCGCCAACCCTGCCGCCGTCGCTGCCGCCGGCGGCGTCGATCCTAACGCGGCTGCCCCCGCCGGAAGCGACTGGCGCACCCAGCTTCAGCCCGAGGCGCGCCATAGGATCGTCAATAAGAT AATGGAGATTCTGAAGAAGCACCTGCCAGTACCAATACCAGAAGACCTGGCTGAGCTTCACAAAATTGCCGTGCGATTTGAAGAGAAAATCTATACTGCAGCCACCAACCAG TCTGATTATTTGCGGAAGATGTCTCTGAAAATGACAATGGTGTCCATGGAAAGTCAGACAAAGACCCAACAGAACCCTGGAAATGCTCAAGTGATTCCAAATCAGAACCCTCCTGGTCCAG AAGGTTTTTTGCATCCAAACGCCCAATAG